Proteins encoded within one genomic window of Rubritalea squalenifaciens DSM 18772:
- a CDS encoding PEP-CTERM sorting domain-containing protein produces MKLTLTLAALAASCLTSHAAIIATTSFETGEGFPTAVTGGFDVTTSDGARWIAGDAGNYAGAWGGQALTGTQSAVIGNVSTVDQYIAVDPSGSAGIGTIDFNWERFTTSSGNLLVQWTTDALNGSEAWNTVSTIDITGGPQGGWTSESIAINQTGDVKVRLFLESATSGGASFDDVTVSDFTAVPEPSSTALIGLGAITFILRRRR; encoded by the coding sequence ATGAAACTCACCTTAACCCTCGCAGCACTCGCTGCATCATGTCTGACATCCCATGCTGCTATCATAGCCACTACCAGCTTTGAAACTGGCGAAGGATTTCCCACCGCCGTCACTGGCGGCTTTGACGTAACCACCTCAGACGGCGCCCGCTGGATCGCTGGTGATGCTGGTAACTATGCTGGAGCCTGGGGCGGACAAGCCCTCACAGGCACCCAATCCGCTGTCATCGGAAACGTGTCTACTGTCGACCAATACATCGCCGTGGATCCCAGTGGCTCTGCAGGCATTGGCACCATCGATTTCAATTGGGAACGATTCACCACTAGTTCAGGTAATCTCCTGGTCCAGTGGACTACAGACGCCCTGAATGGCTCTGAAGCTTGGAATACTGTCAGCACAATTGATATCACTGGTGGCCCTCAGGGTGGATGGACTAGTGAATCTATCGCCATCAATCAAACTGGTGATGTTAAAGTACGCTTATTCTTGGAATCAGCCACATCGGGTGGAGCTAGCTTTGATGACGTAACTGTATCCGACTTCACCGCCGTTCCAGAGCCAAGCTCCACCGCGCTCATCGGTCTCGGAGCCATCACTTTCATACTCAGACGCCGCAGATAG
- a CDS encoding GntR family transcriptional regulator: protein MPSLPPQHNRVLLAADALKEEIQHGRLSKVLPGERELAKRLQISRNTLRKAIEQLEKEAWISRAEHGRRRQILSPPPFGTELNISANSIQGSNVVTMAPLPLDHMGGAERLLQSRLSSYCSKIGVTPMHRALDIRHIERPAFRLSQFIQQNPADLYLLQHSSLPIQKWFKEQHIPCIVLGSTWIDINLPCVDIDQAAVGVHAASVIQRLGHTQIGLIHPVPEKRGIQILTDTLKLNLADSNIHMAGHQDTPESIARAVTQLLNKTKDTPTILLSPTPYAIITAFTTAVNMGYRVPENLSLLCLSYDKVLTYLNPTVAGYHIPIDDYPKAVFKSIVEYLTHPNSQSGSQRLITPDFVKGGSISQTS, encoded by the coding sequence ATGCCATCCCTTCCTCCACAACACAATAGAGTCCTTCTCGCAGCGGATGCCCTGAAAGAGGAAATTCAGCACGGCAGACTGTCGAAAGTTCTCCCCGGAGAAAGAGAGCTAGCCAAGAGGCTACAAATCAGTCGCAACACTCTGCGTAAAGCTATCGAGCAACTAGAAAAAGAAGCTTGGATTAGCCGCGCAGAACATGGCCGTAGGCGTCAAATCCTCAGCCCACCACCTTTCGGCACTGAACTCAACATCTCTGCAAACAGCATTCAGGGAAGTAACGTTGTCACCATGGCTCCCTTGCCACTGGATCACATGGGTGGCGCTGAGAGACTACTTCAGAGTAGATTGAGCAGCTATTGCTCCAAGATAGGTGTCACCCCTATGCACCGAGCACTGGATATCCGGCACATCGAGCGCCCAGCATTTCGCCTCAGCCAATTTATCCAACAAAACCCAGCCGACCTCTATCTACTTCAGCACTCGAGCCTTCCCATCCAGAAGTGGTTCAAGGAACAACACATTCCCTGTATTGTGCTCGGCAGCACTTGGATAGACATCAATCTCCCCTGTGTAGACATTGATCAAGCTGCCGTGGGCGTGCACGCAGCCTCAGTCATACAAAGACTGGGCCATACACAGATTGGGCTTATCCACCCCGTACCCGAGAAACGGGGCATCCAAATACTCACTGATACTTTGAAGCTCAATCTAGCAGACTCTAATATCCATATGGCTGGTCATCAGGACACACCTGAGTCCATTGCTAGAGCGGTGACACAACTCCTCAATAAAACAAAAGACACCCCAACCATTCTACTCTCTCCCACCCCTTATGCCATAATCACAGCATTCACCACTGCTGTTAACATGGGATACCGAGTACCAGAAAATCTATCACTTCTCTGCCTCTCCTACGACAAGGTGCTCACTTACTTGAATCCTACTGTGGCTGGTTATCATATACCTATTGACGACTACCCAAAAGCCGTCTTCAAAAGTATCGTCGAATACCTAACGCACCCAAATTCTCAATCTGGCTCTCAGCGTCTGATCACGCCTGATTTCGTCAAGGGAGGAAGCATATCACAAACTAGTTAA